One genomic region from Thermodesulfobacteriota bacterium encodes:
- a CDS encoding AAA family ATPase yields the protein MGKIICLTNQKGGVGKTTTAVNLAASLAFSGCEILLVDCDPQGNATGGMGLEKKNIGKSLYDLLINEVSFDEVVRPTEVPHLSILPASIDLVGAEIELVQTVSRETVLSKVLAPVTSRFDYIFLDCPPSLGLLTVNALTAADAVLIPLQCEYYALEGLSQLVQTIRLIKQSLNPRLVVAGLVLTMFDARNNLSHQVVSEVHKHFQAKVFDTIIPRNVRLSEAPSHGKPVLLYDKYSKGTQSYLALAREFLAREERKVI from the coding sequence ATGGGAAAGATTATCTGTCTGACCAATCAAAAAGGCGGTGTTGGTAAAACCACAACGGCCGTAAACCTGGCCGCGTCTCTGGCCTTCTCGGGCTGTGAGATTCTTCTGGTGGATTGCGATCCACAGGGCAATGCCACGGGTGGGATGGGCCTCGAAAAGAAAAATATAGGAAAAAGTCTCTACGACTTGCTTATTAATGAGGTCTCGTTTGATGAGGTGGTGCGGCCTACAGAAGTGCCCCACCTTTCTATTCTACCGGCCAGCATAGACCTGGTTGGTGCAGAAATTGAGCTTGTACAAACTGTTTCACGTGAAACAGTTTTATCTAAGGTCTTGGCGCCGGTTACATCCCGATTTGACTATATTTTTTTAGATTGTCCGCCATCCCTGGGCCTGCTTACAGTCAATGCCCTTACGGCCGCGGATGCCGTCCTGATACCACTACAGTGTGAATATTATGCCTTGGAGGGCTTGAGCCAACTCGTACAGACCATACGCCTTATCAAGCAGTCTCTAAACCCCAGACTTGTGGTTGCCGGACTGGTTCTTACCATGTTTGATGCCCGGAACAATCTTTCCCACCAGGTGGTTAGCGAAGTACACAAGCACTTCCAGGCAAAGGTTTTCGATACTATTATTCCTCGAAACGTCCGTCTCAGCGAGGCCCCCAGTCACGGCAAGCCTGTGCTGCTGTATGATAAATATTCAAAGGGAACGCAGTCCTATCTGGCCTTGGCCCGGGAGTTTCTGGCCAGAGAGGAAAGGAAGGTTATATGA
- a CDS encoding DUF4115 domain-containing protein: MESIGDYLKRERELRNITLEEVANATRINIGILRNIEDGQAERLPAEVFVRGFIRCYAQYVGLDPNDVLLRYQPQTTSSEHQEETSPPPQKPEKKIWLFFSRHKKLLKISISIIIVAFLLSLVVDIGKKEPLKKEQPPLSKSSAPAHPRPVETNRVLDQAQTYPPEQTNIPPAPQAKAQEAPQLQNITPRSIYEKQHELRAVFKENTWVQAVIDEQNLQEYSFKAGETITWTMGNKIRLIIGNAGGMDLYLDGEQMKPLGDSGQVVDITLPLPNPKVM; encoded by the coding sequence ATGGAGTCTATCGGCGATTATCTAAAACGCGAGAGGGAACTCAGAAACATAACCCTGGAAGAGGTTGCCAATGCTACCAGAATTAATATCGGCATTCTAAGAAACATAGAAGATGGGCAAGCGGAAAGGCTTCCGGCAGAGGTATTTGTTCGGGGCTTTATCCGTTGCTATGCTCAATATGTTGGGTTAGATCCTAACGACGTCCTCCTCCGCTATCAGCCTCAGACTACATCATCCGAACATCAAGAAGAAACTAGCCCTCCTCCCCAAAAACCCGAAAAAAAGATATGGCTGTTCTTTTCCAGGCATAAAAAACTCCTTAAGATATCTATCTCAATCATTATCGTTGCCTTTCTCTTGAGTCTCGTGGTTGATATCGGCAAAAAGGAACCCCTCAAAAAAGAACAACCGCCCTTGTCCAAAAGCTCCGCCCCGGCGCATCCACGACCGGTCGAGACCAATCGTGTTCTTGACCAGGCCCAAACATATCCTCCCGAACAAACAAACATTCCTCCTGCTCCTCAAGCGAAAGCACAGGAGGCGCCTCAACTCCAAAATATCACGCCCCGGAGCATCTACGAAAAGCAACATGAGTTACGGGCCGTTTTTAAAGAAAATACGTGGGTACAGGCGGTGATTGACGAACAGAACCTGCAGGAGTACTCCTTTAAGGCAGGTGAAACCATCACCTGGACGATGGGTAACAAAATAAGGCTAATTATAGGCAACGCCGGCGGCATGGATCTTTATCTGGATGGCGAGCAAATGAAGCCCCTTGGGGATAGCGGGCAGGTAGTGGATATTACTCTGCCACTGCCAAACCCCAAGGTAATGTGA
- a CDS encoding helix-turn-helix domain-containing protein: MEKICLARRRWEGNKVEERDLQPPVALPAPSEPGITIEPNEVINSLVKSLIAIGNKDYGESRVTVKKFDLEVRYESLSPIKVAVYVTPAQPQTDKQWLTVEETARSLKVSMATVYKELLAGKLVGIKIGRQWRVFRPGLDGEAWEGLI, encoded by the coding sequence ATGGAGAAAATCTGTCTGGCCCGGAGGAGATGGGAAGGTAATAAGGTTGAGGAAAGAGACTTACAGCCGCCGGTAGCCTTGCCGGCTCCATCTGAACCGGGCATTACCATCGAACCCAATGAGGTAATTAATTCTTTAGTTAAGTCTTTGATCGCTATCGGCAACAAAGACTATGGCGAGTCCAGGGTCACAGTGAAGAAATTTGACCTGGAAGTTAGATATGAATCGCTTTCCCCTATCAAGGTTGCGGTGTATGTCACACCTGCCCAGCCGCAGACTGACAAACAATGGCTTACCGTAGAAGAGACGGCCCGGTCTCTCAAGGTAAGCATGGCTACGGTTTACAAGGAACTCTTAGCCGGAAAATTGGTCGGGATTAAGATAGGGCGGCAGTGGCGTGTGTTTAGGCCCGGATTGGACGGGGAAGCCTGGGAGGGATTAATATGA
- the recO gene encoding DNA repair protein RecO, with amino-acid sequence MPLLKTPAIILNHKDFGESDKIITFFTYSLGKITSIAKGAKRSRRRFANQLDLFSFVRPILWEKQRSSLTRIDQCDLLQSFPSIRKAPERFAYAAYFCELVDAWVRDRDPHAELFYLLLWALRMVDQGASLASLSVIFHLRLLTIVGYAPNFIACVNCNLWKGGQVSYSFNYEKGGIVCSDCAFNLPLKNRLSPGTVKLLSLAQKTSLAKLSRLHFSAQPLAESIPILENFVHSLLGKEIKSYRFLSTVPKSAFGNG; translated from the coding sequence ATGCCTCTCCTCAAAACACCCGCCATCATACTTAACCATAAGGACTTTGGTGAATCTGACAAGATTATTACCTTCTTTACATATTCTTTAGGTAAAATAACAAGCATTGCCAAGGGCGCTAAAAGGAGCCGCAGGCGCTTTGCCAACCAGTTGGATCTATTTTCCTTCGTCCGGCCTATTCTCTGGGAAAAACAGCGTTCATCTCTAACCAGAATCGACCAATGTGACCTGCTGCAATCGTTTCCTTCCATACGAAAGGCGCCCGAAAGATTTGCTTATGCCGCTTATTTCTGTGAACTGGTAGATGCATGGGTAAGGGATCGTGATCCCCATGCCGAACTTTTCTATCTTTTACTATGGGCCCTTCGCATGGTCGATCAAGGTGCCTCTTTAGCCTCTCTATCTGTAATTTTTCACCTGCGCCTCCTCACCATAGTTGGTTATGCCCCTAATTTTATCGCTTGTGTTAACTGTAATCTATGGAAGGGTGGACAGGTTTCTTATAGTTTTAATTATGAAAAGGGGGGCATTGTCTGTTCTGACTGCGCCTTTAATCTTCCCTTAAAAAATCGCCTTTCGCCAGGCACTGTAAAACTCCTCTCGTTAGCCCAAAAAACGTCTCTGGCCAAGCTTTCCCGACTACATTTTAGCGCTCAACCATTGGCCGAAAGTATTCCTATACTGGAAAATTTTGTACACAGCCTTCTGGGCAAAGAAATAAAATCCTATCGATTCTTATCTACGGTTCCCAAAAGTGCATTCGGTAATGGATAA
- a CDS encoding AAA family ATPase, with translation MTYYRYWGLNRPPFDNVPDPKMYWPQNPGLEDAISEILFAIKEGNECLAVIVGDIGTGKTLALRILLNELGPDKYRIAFLTNPTLSFTQIMREIIGQLENKKVVTKWKDHLQEEINQILYRTADEGKHVVIFIDEANVLNPASLQGLRLLTNMQDDRQNLVTFVLAGQKELAQKLERPSMENLYQRIGVYCKVRGLDSPELVAGYIAHRLNQARQGASANGCTREIFTEQAVRAIWKHSRGVPRMVNKICKLCLKAGETNQLQFIDETMVENLAYMFKKGFFKKDKANARKERPTEPEAHAPVYLQEESADNKRSEGVIPETQEEENIPSLEPGAVYKAATLKDDSSSSEPLAAEFSRQGASSTQASSEEKEPVTAEHTATVETDAERPVQTGERTPAQLRPDAEDEGQTWPEIEDLIKHIPPEILNRLYAMEERQLYRLAGQLAASQLRENETLKNTADPIVQWEKMRSAIVMLLKKFSRLNQVGQATEYR, from the coding sequence ATGACCTATTACAGATATTGGGGATTGAATCGGCCGCCGTTTGATAATGTGCCTGATCCGAAGATGTATTGGCCGCAGAATCCCGGTTTGGAAGACGCCATATCAGAGATTTTATTTGCCATTAAAGAGGGGAATGAGTGTCTGGCGGTAATAGTAGGGGATATTGGAACAGGAAAGACATTGGCCTTACGTATTCTCTTGAACGAATTAGGCCCGGATAAATACAGGATAGCCTTTCTTACTAATCCCACGCTGTCTTTCACACAGATAATGCGCGAGATCATCGGCCAGTTGGAAAATAAGAAGGTAGTTACGAAGTGGAAAGACCATTTACAGGAAGAAATTAATCAGATCCTTTATCGAACAGCCGACGAAGGTAAGCACGTAGTTATATTTATCGATGAAGCCAACGTCCTGAATCCGGCCAGCTTGCAGGGGCTGCGGCTTCTCACCAATATGCAGGATGACCGCCAGAATCTGGTGACTTTTGTACTTGCCGGCCAGAAAGAGTTGGCGCAAAAGCTGGAAAGACCGTCGATGGAAAATCTCTACCAGCGCATCGGGGTTTATTGTAAGGTAAGGGGGCTAGACTCCCCGGAACTAGTTGCGGGGTATATAGCTCATCGGTTGAACCAGGCGCGCCAGGGCGCGTCAGCGAATGGATGCACCAGAGAGATATTTACTGAACAGGCAGTCAGGGCTATATGGAAACATTCCCGTGGCGTGCCGCGGATGGTCAACAAGATATGTAAATTATGTCTTAAGGCCGGTGAGACCAATCAGCTTCAATTCATAGATGAAACCATGGTAGAAAACCTTGCCTATATGTTTAAAAAGGGCTTTTTTAAGAAAGACAAGGCGAACGCCAGGAAAGAACGGCCTACAGAGCCGGAGGCTCACGCCCCGGTATATCTACAAGAGGAGAGTGCTGACAACAAAAGGTCAGAAGGAGTAATACCTGAAACACAGGAGGAAGAAAACATACCTTCTCTGGAGCCGGGTGCTGTATATAAGGCCGCGACATTAAAAGACGATTCCTCATCATCGGAACCTTTAGCGGCTGAGTTTTCACGCCAAGGCGCATCTTCGACCCAGGCGAGCAGCGAGGAAAAGGAGCCTGTCACTGCAGAACACACCGCCACAGTAGAGACTGATGCAGAGAGGCCCGTCCAAACCGGGGAGCGCACCCCGGCGCAACTACGACCGGATGCTGAGGACGAAGGACAAACATGGCCAGAGATAGAAGATCTGATTAAACATATCCCTCCTGAAATTTTAAATCGGCTTTATGCTATGGAGGAGCGGCAGCTTTACCGCCTGGCCGGCCAACTAGCCGCCAGTCAACTACGTGAAAATGAGACCCTGAAGAATACCGCAGATCCCATCGTGCAGTGGGAAAAGATGCGGAGCGCGATAGTGATGTTACTTAAAAAATTTTCCAGACTTAATCAGGTCGGACAGGCCACCGAATATCGTTAG